In Flavobacterium piscisymbiosum, the sequence AAGAACATGCAAAAATACTATTTTGAACTGACTTTATATAATTAACCGCGAAGTGCACTAAGTTTTATTTTTTAATCTCGCAAAGTCACGAAGACGCAAAGTTTTTTATTTTCTTTGCGACTCTGCGTCTCTATAGAAAAAAACTCAGTCCCGATAGCTATCGGGATAGTATCTCAGAACCTCAGTACCTTTTTTCAAAATAGACTTTGTACCTTTGCCTCTCTGTCCCGAAGCTTCGGGATTAAACCTAAAAAATAATGTCTAGAAAAATAAAATTGATTTGGGATTTCCGTGGACCTGCTGCTGCAAAAACAGCTGAACATCACGAAATTCACCTAAAAGAATATATCGCTATAGAAAAACTTCCGCTAAACATTACGGGTTTTAAAATTGTAAACGACATGCATGCTACCGCTTTTATGGTGGTAACTGATGAAAATATGATTCCCGTAAGAGATGCTTTGAAACCGCATCGTGGGGAAGTATTTGAAGAGTAATCAGTCGCAGTTTTCTGTCACAGTTTACAGTTCTGACTGAGACTGTAAACTGAGACTGTAAACTTTTTTAGTTCGCTACTTCACTAATAAACTTAATACGCATTAAACGTAATTCATCGATATCATAATCGCCATCGAATTCTTTAAGAGCGTCTTCGATTTTATCTGATTCTGATTCCATGAAATAATCGTGAATTTCTTCTTGCTGATCGTCGTCAAGCATATCATCAACCCAATATTTGATATTCAGTTTTGTACCTGCGTAAACAATCTGTTCCATTTCTTTGATCAAAGCATCCATCGAAAGTCCTTTTGCAGAAGCAATATCATTTAGGGATAATTTTCGATCTATATTCTGAATAATATATAATTTATTGGCTGAATTTACTCCGGTAGATTTTACCACTAAATCGTCTGGACGAATAATATCATTATCTTCTACATAACGATTTATCAGAGTTACGAAGTCGTTACCATATTTCTTGGCTTTTCCTTCTCCAACACCGTGAATGTTATATAACTCGGTTAAAGTAATTGGGTATTTTAAAGCCATATCCTCAAGAGAAGGATCCTGAAAAACCACAAACGGAGGAACTCCCAGTTTTTTCGCTACTTTTTTACGTAGTTCTCGCAACATTCCCATCAAGACTTCATCAGCAGTTCCTGATGATTTTGCTGCGGTAACGATTGCTTCATCTTCAGATTCATTGTATTCATGATCTTCAGACATCATAAATGAAACTGGCTTTTTAATAAAGTTCAAACCTTCTTTAGTGATTTTTACCACTCCGTAGGTTTCAATATCTTTAGATAAATATCCCGCTACAAGAACTTGTCGCAACAATGCCATCCAGTATTTCTCGTCATGGTCTGATCCTGAACCAAAAAAGGATTGCGTATCTGTTTTATGCGCTTTAATTACAGCATTAACTCTACCTATTAAAGTAAAGACAATTTCTTTAGACTTATATATATGTTTGGTATCGCGAACAATTTCAAGCAATTTAACCGCCTGATCTTTTGCTTCAACTTTAGTTTTAGGATTACGAACGTTGTCATCCATATCTGCACCTTCACCGGTTTCGCTGTCAAACTCTTCACCAAAATAGTGCAATAAGAATTTTCTGCGCGACATCGAGGTTTCGGCGTAAGCCACAACTTCCTGCAATAAAGCAAAACCTATTTCTTGTTCGGCAACTGGTTTCCCGGACATAAATTTTTCCAGCTTTTCTACATCTTTATAAGAGTAATAAGCAAGACAATGTCCTTCGCCTCCATCACGGCCGGCACGACCCGTTTCCTGATAGTAACTTTCGAGTGATTTTGGAATATCATGATGAATTACAAAACGAACGTCTGGTTTATCAATTCCCATCCCGAAGGCAATTGTTGCTACAACCACATCTACATCCTCCATCAAAAACATATCCTGATGTTTGGCTCGTGTTTTAGCATCTAAACCTGCGTGATAAGGAACCGCACTGATTCCGTTTACTTGTAAAACTTCGGCAATCGATTCGACTTTTTTACGGCTTAAGCAGTAAATAATTCCGGATTTGCCTTTATGTTGTTTGATAAACCGAATAATATCCGATTCTATATTTTTAGTTTTTGTACGAACTTCGTAATATAAGTTTGGTCTGTTGAATGACGCTTTAAAAGTATTTGCATCAGACATGTCCAGGTTTTTAAGGATATCTTCCTGAACTTTTGGGGTTGCAGTTGCTGTAAGTCCAATAATAGGTACTTGCCCCAATTGCTTGATTATATTTTTCAGATTTCTGTATTCAGGCCTAAAATCATGACCCCATTCTGAAATACAATGCGCCTCATCAATAGCCACAAACGAAATGGGCACACTTTGTAAAAAAGCCACATATTCTTCTTTTGTTAAAGATTCCGGTGCCACATACAAAAGTTTGGTCAAACCAGAAGTAATGTCTTTTTTCACTTGTGCGATTTCTGTTTTGGTAAGAGAGGAATTTAACACATGCGCAATTCCGTTTTCTGAAGAAAGGCTTCGAATCGCATCAACCTGATTTTTCATCAAAGCAATTAAAGGAGAAACAACAATAGCTGTTCCGTCCTGAATTAAAGCGGGTAATTGATAACAAAGAGACTTTCCTCCGCCAGTAGGCATAATTACAAAAGTATTCGTTTTACCTAAAATACTTGTAATGACTTGCTCCTGCAAGCCCTTAAATTGGCTAAAGCCGAAATACTTCTTTAATTCCTTGTGTATTTCAATTTCGTTTGAATTCATTCTTTATATTAATGGTATTTTGTATAAATTTGCAACACATAAAGATACAACTTTCTTTTATACATACAAATTTAAAATATCCTGTTTTGATTACAAAAGAAAATATATTGGCGATTGCCAAGAAAACCATACTCTCTGAAAGTGAAGCAATTACAAAATTAATTGATTTTTTAGACGAAAATTTTTACGAAGCTGTCCAACGTATTTATGAAACCAAAGGTCGTTTGATCGTTACGGGCATCGGAAAAAGCGCCATCATCGCTCAAAAAATGGTAGCCACTTTTAACTCTACCGGAACACCATCTATGTTTTTACATGCCTCTGAAGCCATTCATGGTGATTTAGGGATGATACAAAACGAAGACATCATTATTTGCATCTCAAAAAGCGGAAATAGTCCTGAAATTAAAGTTTTGGTTCCGTTATTAAAACGCTTTGGAAATACTTTGATTGCCATAACAGGAAATGTAACTTCGTTTTTAGCAAAAGGTTCTGACTATGTTTTGAACACAACCGTTGAAATGGAAGCTTGCCCAATAAATTTAGCGCCAACAAACAGTACCACAGCACAACTTGTTATGGGCGATGCTCTTGCAGTTTGTCTGATGGAAATGCGCGATTTTAAACCTGAAGATTTTGCTGTATATCACCCAGGCGGAGCTTTAGGTAAAAAATTATTGCTTCGCGTAAAAGATATGATTGAACATTCGTTAAAACCAATGGTTACGCCGGATACATCAGTTAAAAAAGTTATTTTTGAGATCTCTGAAAAACGATTGGGCGTTACAGCGGTAATCGAAGATGATAAAATAATTGGAATTATTACCGATGGAGACATCCGAAGAATGCTAAATGACGTAGATACTATAGCTGACTTAACTGCAAGAGATATTATGTCAAAAAATCCTAAATCAGTATCTTCAGAAACTATGGCAGTTGATGCTTTAAATATTTTAGAAGATTTTTCGATTACGCAGCTTATTGTTGCAGACAATGGTGAGTACAAAGGAGTATTACATTTACATGACATTTTAAAAGAAGGAATCGTATAATGGCAAAAAAGAACCTTGGCGAGATGTCATTTTTAGACCATCTTGAAGAACTTAGATGGTTATTAGTGAGAAGCACAATTGCAATATGCATTATGGCTTTTTTTACTTATTTTATAAGTGATTATTTATTTGATCAGATTATTTTAGGACCTATCAGGCCTACATTTTTTACATATGTGTGGTTTTGCGATTTATCCCATGCATTGGGTTTCGCCGATAGCATTTGTATTACCGAACTGAATTTCATTATTCAGAATACAGAAATGGAAGGACAAGTAAACATTTTTGTATGGATGTGTCTTTTAGCCGGTTTCATACTTAGTTTTCCTTTTATTTTATGGGAACTTTGGAAATTTATCAGTCCTGCATTATACGAGAAAGAAAGAAAAAATGCCAAAGTATTTATTTTCACTTCTTCATTGCTTTTCTTTTTGGGAGTATTGTTCGGGTATTTTGTTGTAATACCAATGTCTGTGAATTTCGTTGCCACTTTCTCTGTGAGTGATGTTGTAAAAAACCAATTTACATTAGATTCTTATATGGGAATGGTAAAAACAAGTATTCTTGCGAGCGGATTGTTTTTTGAATTGCCTATCATTATATATTTCCTTACTAAATTAGGTTTAGTAACTCCTGATTTCTTAAGAAAATATTGGAAATATGCCGTTGTAATTATTTTAATTGTAGCTGCAATTGTAACCCCTCCAGACGTAGTAAGCCAGACTATTGTAGCAATACCAATGCTGATTATTTACGAAGTGAGTATCCTTATTTCACGGATTGTTTATAAAAATAAATTGAAAGAAAATGTCTGATATCGTACAAGAATTTAACGACTATCGTTCTAAAATGAACGAAAAATTACTCGCTGATAACAACAAAATTGTAAAGCGTATTTTTAACCTTGACACGAATGCATATGCAGCCGGAGCCCTTGATGTAAAAACAAAAGAGCTTTTAGGATTAGTAGCTTCGGCAGTTTTACGTTGTGATGATTGTGTAAAATATCACTTAGAAACAAGCCATAAAGAAGGAGTTACTAAAGAAGAAATGATGGAAGCAATGGGAATCGCAACTCTGGTTGGAGGAACAATTGTAGTACCTCATTTAAGAAGAGCTTACGAATTTTGGGAAGCTTTAGAGGAAGCCGAAACTAAATAATTGTTAATACGTTTATTTGCTGAATCGTTTATTCGTTAATTTGTACCGAATAAACGATTCTAACGTTTAAACGATTAAACTTTAAAAATGAAATTAAGAGCTGATAATTTAATCAAAACCTATAAAGGTCGTAGCGTAGTAAAAGGAATTTCTGTTGAAGTAAACCAAGGAGAAATCGTTGGACTTTTAGGACCAAATGGTGCAGGAAAAACAACTTCTTTCTACATGATTGTAGGATTGGTAAAACCAAATCAGGGTAACATTTACCTCGATGATTTGAATATTACCGATTATCCGATGTACAAACGCGCTCAACAAGGAATTGGCTATTTGGCACAAGAAGCTTCTGTTTTTAGAAAATTAAGTATTGAAGACAATATTTTAAGTGTTTTGCAATTGACGAAACTTTCTAAAGAAGAACAAATTGCAAAAATGGAAAGCTTAATCGAAGAATTTAGCTTGGAACATATTCGTACCAACCGTGGAGATTTACTTTCGGGAGGAGAGCGTCGTCGTACAGAAATTGCACGTGCTCTGGCAACAGACCCAAAATTTATTTTACTCGATGAACCTTTTGCAGGAGTTGACCCCGTTGCGGTTGAGGACATTCAAAGAATTGTTGCCCAGTTAAAAAATAAAAATATCGGAATCTTAATTACGGATCACAACGTTCAGGAAACATTAGCGATTACTGATAAAACCTACTTAATGTTTGAAGGTGGAATTTTGAAAGCCGGCGTTCCGGAAGAACTAGTAGAGGACGAAATGGTTCGTCGTGTTTACTTAGGTCAAAACTTCGAACTTCGTAAAAAGAAACTTGAATTTTAAGAAAGTATACAGTTTACAGTCGCAGTTTTAAGTTTACAGTTATTTACTGAGACTGAAACCGCGACTGAAAACTTATTCGACGGTTATAAACTGCAATTGTTGTAAATCTCCGTTATAAATATTCACATCTACCCGATGTTTGATTCCAGGCAGAGATGCTTTTTCTGTAAATTGCCAAAAAAGCCAATCGTCTTCGATTTTTTCTCTATAGAAATTGTAATTGGCTATCCAAAATAAATATTCTCCGAATTCTTCTTTTAGAAAATCACCATAATAACGTTCGCCGGTATAAATAA encodes:
- the tatC gene encoding twin-arginine translocase subunit TatC, which produces MAKKNLGEMSFLDHLEELRWLLVRSTIAICIMAFFTYFISDYLFDQIILGPIRPTFFTYVWFCDLSHALGFADSICITELNFIIQNTEMEGQVNIFVWMCLLAGFILSFPFILWELWKFISPALYEKERKNAKVFIFTSSLLFFLGVLFGYFVVIPMSVNFVATFSVSDVVKNQFTLDSYMGMVKTSILASGLFFELPIIIYFLTKLGLVTPDFLRKYWKYAVVIILIVAAIVTPPDVVSQTIVAIPMLIIYEVSILISRIVYKNKLKENV
- the recQ gene encoding DNA helicase RecQ, whose translation is MNSNEIEIHKELKKYFGFSQFKGLQEQVITSILGKTNTFVIMPTGGGKSLCYQLPALIQDGTAIVVSPLIALMKNQVDAIRSLSSENGIAHVLNSSLTKTEIAQVKKDITSGLTKLLYVAPESLTKEEYVAFLQSVPISFVAIDEAHCISEWGHDFRPEYRNLKNIIKQLGQVPIIGLTATATPKVQEDILKNLDMSDANTFKASFNRPNLYYEVRTKTKNIESDIIRFIKQHKGKSGIIYCLSRKKVESIAEVLQVNGISAVPYHAGLDAKTRAKHQDMFLMEDVDVVVATIAFGMGIDKPDVRFVIHHDIPKSLESYYQETGRAGRDGGEGHCLAYYSYKDVEKLEKFMSGKPVAEQEIGFALLQEVVAYAETSMSRRKFLLHYFGEEFDSETGEGADMDDNVRNPKTKVEAKDQAVKLLEIVRDTKHIYKSKEIVFTLIGRVNAVIKAHKTDTQSFFGSGSDHDEKYWMALLRQVLVAGYLSKDIETYGVVKITKEGLNFIKKPVSFMMSEDHEYNESEDEAIVTAAKSSGTADEVLMGMLRELRKKVAKKLGVPPFVVFQDPSLEDMALKYPITLTELYNIHGVGEGKAKKYGNDFVTLINRYVEDNDIIRPDDLVVKSTGVNSANKLYIIQNIDRKLSLNDIASAKGLSMDALIKEMEQIVYAGTKLNIKYWVDDMLDDDQQEEIHDYFMESESDKIEDALKEFDGDYDIDELRLMRIKFISEVAN
- a CDS encoding KpsF/GutQ family sugar-phosphate isomerase — protein: MITKENILAIAKKTILSESEAITKLIDFLDENFYEAVQRIYETKGRLIVTGIGKSAIIAQKMVATFNSTGTPSMFLHASEAIHGDLGMIQNEDIIICISKSGNSPEIKVLVPLLKRFGNTLIAITGNVTSFLAKGSDYVLNTTVEMEACPINLAPTNSTTAQLVMGDALAVCLMEMRDFKPEDFAVYHPGGALGKKLLLRVKDMIEHSLKPMVTPDTSVKKVIFEISEKRLGVTAVIEDDKIIGIITDGDIRRMLNDVDTIADLTARDIMSKNPKSVSSETMAVDALNILEDFSITQLIVADNGEYKGVLHLHDILKEGIV
- a CDS encoding carboxymuconolactone decarboxylase family protein, which gives rise to MSDIVQEFNDYRSKMNEKLLADNNKIVKRIFNLDTNAYAAGALDVKTKELLGLVASAVLRCDDCVKYHLETSHKEGVTKEEMMEAMGIATLVGGTIVVPHLRRAYEFWEALEEAETK
- the lptB gene encoding LPS export ABC transporter ATP-binding protein produces the protein MKLRADNLIKTYKGRSVVKGISVEVNQGEIVGLLGPNGAGKTTSFYMIVGLVKPNQGNIYLDDLNITDYPMYKRAQQGIGYLAQEASVFRKLSIEDNILSVLQLTKLSKEEQIAKMESLIEEFSLEHIRTNRGDLLSGGERRRTEIARALATDPKFILLDEPFAGVDPVAVEDIQRIVAQLKNKNIGILITDHNVQETLAITDKTYLMFEGGILKAGVPEELVEDEMVRRVYLGQNFELRKKKLEF